One genomic segment of Rivularia sp. PCC 7116 includes these proteins:
- a CDS encoding M1 family metallopeptidase, with the protein MLHSNFDTENQRHKSFVSPGAKPQYNPDRPGQVKHIFLDLSLDIPNQTVRGTCKITLAPISNDLNRLHLDAVNLNIESVLVGQTLQKFDYDGEHLDIELSSPTQINRRLEIIIAYSVEKPQRGIYFIQPNEHYPNKPTQVWTQGEDEDSRFWFPCFDYPGQLSTSEIRVKVPKPLIAISNGELIDSEDEGEHKVYHWLQKQVHPTYLMTLAVGNFAEISDQWQDKPVIYYVDKGREADAKRTMGKTPQMMEFLSEKYAYNYAFPKYAQVCVDDFIFGGMENTSTTLLTDRCLLDEKAAVDNRNAESLVVHELAHQWFGDLVVIKHWSHAWVKEGMASYSEVMWTEREYGSQEADYYRLQQARRYIAEDSSRYRRPMVTHVYREAIELYDRHIYEKGSCVYHMIRAQLGEDLFWQAIATFVNDNAHQTVETIDLLRAIEKATGRNLTFLFDQYVYRGGHPDFKVAYTWDGDANLAKVTVTQTQADENKKNESLFDLRIPIGLGYVNENGDLKVFTVKVSQKEQSFYFPLEKKPDFVSFDVGNHYLKTLTLDFPIPELKAQLLNDANPVSRIYAAVALAKKNSLEAVKALSESLKNDAFWGVRVEVVKQLAEVQLEQVFDILVEYLKDENAYVRKAVAQALGKIKTNSSYEALKKVLSAGDDSYYVEAAAAASIGSIGATVGEDKPDEAEVVKLLENILQSKAGWNEVVRNGAIAGLAELKTSEAALNLILQYTKLGVPQPLRLGAIRALGKISIAQNSASLEKILERLSKLSQETFFLTQIAVASALGQMEDKKAIAVLRTLAEQTTDGRVRRYAEEEIDKVMEKTSSDSAVNDLRSELEQLKKQNKELRSRLENVEAKTKQ; encoded by the coding sequence ATGTTGCATTCAAATTTTGATACCGAAAATCAGCGTCACAAATCTTTTGTTTCACCAGGTGCAAAACCGCAATACAATCCAGATAGACCGGGACAAGTAAAGCATATTTTCCTCGATCTAAGTTTGGATATACCCAACCAAACTGTTCGCGGTACTTGTAAAATTACTCTAGCGCCGATAAGCAATGATTTAAATCGCTTACATTTAGATGCTGTCAACTTAAATATTGAGTCGGTTTTAGTAGGACAAACCCTACAGAAGTTTGATTATGATGGCGAACATCTAGATATTGAACTTAGTTCCCCAACTCAAATAAATCGCCGACTGGAAATTATTATTGCTTATTCGGTGGAAAAGCCCCAACGCGGTATTTATTTTATTCAACCGAATGAACATTATCCCAATAAGCCTACTCAAGTCTGGACTCAAGGAGAAGACGAAGATTCCAGATTTTGGTTTCCTTGCTTTGATTATCCCGGACAATTATCTACTTCAGAAATTCGTGTCAAAGTTCCTAAACCTTTAATAGCGATTTCCAATGGTGAATTGATAGATAGTGAAGATGAAGGAGAGCATAAAGTTTATCACTGGTTGCAAAAGCAAGTTCACCCTACTTATTTAATGACTCTTGCTGTGGGTAATTTTGCTGAAATTAGCGACCAATGGCAAGATAAACCCGTTATCTATTATGTTGATAAAGGACGCGAGGCAGATGCTAAACGCACTATGGGTAAAACTCCTCAAATGATGGAGTTTCTCAGCGAAAAATATGCTTATAATTATGCTTTCCCCAAATACGCACAAGTCTGCGTTGATGACTTTATTTTTGGGGGGATGGAAAATACTTCTACGACGCTATTGACGGATAGATGTTTGCTTGATGAAAAAGCAGCTGTTGACAACCGTAATGCAGAAAGTTTGGTGGTTCACGAACTTGCTCATCAATGGTTTGGGGATTTAGTTGTGATCAAGCATTGGTCCCATGCTTGGGTTAAGGAGGGGATGGCTAGTTATTCCGAGGTGATGTGGACAGAACGCGAATATGGTTCTCAAGAAGCAGATTACTATCGTTTGCAGCAAGCACGAAGGTACATTGCTGAAGACAGCAGTCGCTATCGTCGTCCGATGGTAACACACGTTTATCGGGAAGCCATCGAGCTATACGACCGTCACATTTATGAAAAAGGCTCTTGCGTTTATCATATGATAAGGGCGCAGTTAGGAGAAGATTTGTTTTGGCAGGCGATCGCTACTTTCGTTAACGATAATGCTCATCAAACTGTAGAAACTATAGATTTATTACGGGCAATTGAAAAAGCTACCGGTCGTAATTTAACATTTCTTTTTGACCAATACGTTTACCGTGGCGGACATCCTGATTTTAAGGTTGCTTATACTTGGGATGGGGATGCCAATTTAGCCAAGGTTACGGTTACTCAAACTCAGGCAGACGAGAATAAAAAGAACGAAAGTTTGTTCGATCTAAGAATTCCTATTGGTTTGGGTTATGTCAATGAAAATGGCGATTTAAAAGTTTTTACGGTAAAAGTTTCTCAGAAGGAACAGAGTTTTTACTTTCCCTTAGAGAAAAAACCCGATTTTGTCAGCTTTGATGTAGGTAATCATTATCTAAAAACTTTAACTTTAGATTTTCCGATTCCGGAGTTGAAAGCGCAGCTACTAAATGATGCAAATCCGGTTTCACGAATTTATGCTGCCGTTGCTTTGGCTAAGAAAAACAGCTTGGAAGCTGTAAAAGCCCTATCGGAGTCTTTAAAAAATGATGCTTTTTGGGGTGTACGTGTAGAAGTTGTTAAGCAGCTAGCAGAAGTGCAGCTAGAACAAGTCTTTGATATTTTAGTTGAGTATCTTAAAGATGAAAACGCCTACGTGCGGAAAGCGGTAGCGCAAGCACTGGGAAAAATTAAGACTAATTCTAGTTATGAAGCTTTGAAAAAAGTTTTATCGGCTGGGGATGATAGCTACTACGTTGAAGCTGCTGCGGCTGCTTCTATAGGTTCGATTGGGGCAACGGTGGGTGAAGACAAACCTGACGAGGCAGAAGTTGTAAAACTATTGGAGAACATTTTACAATCCAAAGCTGGTTGGAATGAAGTAGTACGTAATGGGGCTATAGCTGGTTTAGCCGAACTCAAAACTAGTGAAGCCGCTTTAAATTTAATCCTACAATACACCAAGCTTGGAGTGCCGCAACCTCTACGTTTAGGTGCAATTCGTGCTTTAGGAAAAATTTCTATTGCCCAAAACAGCGCAAGTCTAGAAAAAATTCTGGAAAGATTAAGTAAACTTTCTCAGGAAACTTTCTTTTTAACTCAAATTGCTGTAGCAAGCGCACTCGGGCAAATGGAAGATAAAAAAGCTATTGCAGTTTTACGTACTTTAGCCGAACAAACAACTGATGGAAGAGTACGTCGTTATGCAGAAGAAGAAATTGATAAAGTAATGGAAAAAACTTCATCTGATAGTGCGGTAAATGATTTACGTTCCGAACTCGAACAACTCAAAAAACAAAATAAAGAACTTAGGAGTCGTTTAGAAAATGTGGAAGCCAAAACAAAGCAGTAA
- a CDS encoding glycosyltransferase family 4 protein: MRKPVLTIFYQYNPWNTTIGGIQTLINTFIKYAPSNFEVRLVGTANSKDETLGRWQKKQFVGREIDFLPLFVVEDDNVRGLVPTTVKYTHAMLGRCYASDFMHFYRLEPTIAAFKWKGEKTLFIQNDIEKQMTSANDKNAILWRRLPAAYFALERALVGQFDYIYSCNSDSMKLYQQRYPDISSRVSLLNNTFDEKVFYPVSQEERDRQRCKLAQKLNLGEDKRFVLFAGRLHPQKDPLLLIRSIKALNDNKVHLLIAGEGELTAQVRNEISLLGIENQVTMLGVVQQKELSDLHRACSAVVLTSAFEGLPFVVLEALACGTPIVTTEAGETPSLLSPNSGVVCSQRTPECIASALLQVVMHPENYPVEECVRIAAPYAASNVVNGVYSQMWQRWEKRLKQSVSV; this comes from the coding sequence ATGCGTAAGCCTGTTTTAACAATTTTTTACCAATATAATCCTTGGAATACAACTATTGGAGGAATACAAACATTAATTAACACTTTTATTAAGTATGCTCCTTCAAATTTTGAGGTGAGGCTTGTTGGAACGGCTAATAGTAAAGATGAAACTTTAGGTAGATGGCAAAAAAAACAATTTGTAGGGAGAGAAATTGATTTTTTACCTTTGTTCGTAGTAGAAGATGATAACGTCAGAGGTCTAGTGCCGACGACGGTTAAGTATACTCACGCAATGTTGGGACGTTGTTATGCCTCTGATTTCATGCATTTTTACAGATTAGAACCCACAATAGCTGCTTTCAAATGGAAAGGAGAAAAAACACTATTTATTCAGAATGATATAGAAAAGCAGATGACATCTGCTAATGATAAAAATGCGATTTTGTGGCGACGCTTGCCTGCGGCTTATTTTGCTTTAGAACGGGCTTTAGTTGGACAGTTTGACTATATTTATTCTTGCAATAGCGACTCCATGAAGCTTTATCAACAACGTTATCCTGATATATCCAGTAGGGTAAGTCTGTTGAACAACACTTTTGATGAAAAAGTATTTTATCCAGTTTCTCAGGAGGAGCGCGATCGCCAAAGGTGCAAATTAGCTCAAAAGCTGAACTTAGGCGAAGATAAGCGATTTGTGTTGTTTGCAGGAAGACTACATCCGCAAAAAGATCCCTTATTGCTGATACGCTCTATAAAAGCATTAAATGACAATAAAGTTCATTTATTAATTGCAGGAGAGGGTGAACTAACCGCTCAAGTACGCAACGAAATTAGCTTATTGGGAATTGAAAACCAAGTAACGATGTTAGGAGTAGTTCAACAAAAAGAACTATCCGATTTACATCGTGCTTGTAGTGCAGTTGTTTTAACCAGTGCCTTTGAAGGATTACCATTTGTGGTTTTAGAGGCTCTTGCTTGCGGAACTCCAATAGTAACCACCGAAGCTGGAGAAACTCCTTCTTTGTTGTCTCCTAATAGTGGAGTTGTCTGTTCTCAACGAACACCAGAATGCATTGCTTCGGCTTTGCTTCAAGTTGTTATGCATCCAGAAAACTATCCAGTTGAGGAATGCGTCAGAATCGCCGCTCCCTATGCTGCAAGTAACGTAGTTAATGGGGTTTACAGTCAAATGTGGCAACGTTGGGAAAAACGATTAAAACAATCTGTGAGCGTTTAG
- a CDS encoding glycosyltransferase family 4 protein, with protein MKIAVIGAKGLPPRQGGVEHYCAEVFPRMVARGHSVDLFARSSYTDSSWLENYDYEGVKVISLPDVSMRGVDAFVTSALGSVAAVGSKYDIIHFQALGPSLFTGLSKVTATSKIVVTCHGLDWQRAKWGNFSTRLIKMGEQTAVRCADGIIAVSDALKTYFMQTYGREVVYIPTAPANYARSDPDFNYGSNLGLERERYMLFLGRLVPEKRPDLLLEAFTKLQPKNWKLVLAGGVSNTKSFTSELLQKVADNRNIIFAGELRGARLAEIVRGAGLFVLPSDVEGLPMAMLEAMREGIPILASNIPPHKQLIAGGRGRLFEADCLESCMRELSWATENSTDMAAMAENAQKYVTANYSWDYITDETLKLYKTLAGSVSEVDIQADEKGLAGVLKD; from the coding sequence ATGAAAATTGCTGTAATTGGTGCAAAAGGTCTACCCCCCAGACAAGGCGGCGTTGAACATTATTGTGCGGAAGTGTTTCCCCGCATGGTAGCTCGAGGTCATAGTGTAGATTTGTTTGCTCGCTCTTCTTATACCGATAGTTCTTGGCTAGAGAACTATGATTATGAGGGTGTGAAAGTCATATCTTTACCTGATGTAAGCATGAGGGGTGTAGATGCTTTTGTTACTTCTGCCCTGGGTTCCGTAGCAGCAGTAGGTAGCAAATATGACATAATTCATTTTCAGGCTCTTGGCCCTTCTTTGTTTACAGGCTTATCGAAAGTTACAGCAACATCAAAAATTGTCGTAACATGTCATGGATTGGACTGGCAAAGAGCTAAATGGGGTAATTTTTCGACTCGTTTAATAAAAATGGGCGAACAAACAGCAGTACGCTGTGCCGATGGAATAATCGCTGTCTCGGATGCTTTAAAAACCTACTTTATGCAAACTTATGGTAGGGAAGTTGTATATATTCCAACTGCTCCGGCTAACTATGCAAGGTCAGATCCAGATTTTAATTATGGTAGTAACTTAGGGCTTGAGCGGGAACGGTATATGTTGTTTCTGGGTAGATTGGTACCGGAAAAACGTCCCGACTTGCTCTTAGAAGCATTTACAAAGTTGCAACCAAAAAATTGGAAGCTGGTTTTAGCTGGAGGTGTGAGTAATACAAAGTCTTTTACCTCAGAATTGTTGCAGAAAGTCGCAGATAACCGCAACATAATATTTGCAGGGGAATTAAGAGGAGCGCGTTTAGCCGAAATAGTCCGGGGGGCTGGACTATTCGTTCTACCTTCAGATGTGGAAGGATTGCCGATGGCGATGTTGGAAGCAATGCGCGAAGGCATTCCCATATTGGCAAGCAATATTCCACCCCATAAGCAGTTGATTGCAGGGGGAAGAGGCAGGCTTTTTGAAGCAGACTGCTTGGAATCTTGTATGCGGGAATTATCCTGGGCTACCGAGAATTCAACTGATATGGCAGCGATGGCTGAAAACGCACAAAAATACGTAACTGCAAACTATAGCTGGGACTACATTACAGACGAAACCTTGAAATTATACAAAACCCTAGCAGGTTCAGTTTCAGAAGTTGACATACAGGCTGATGAAAAAGGATTAGCGGGAGTTTTAAAAGACTAA
- a CDS encoding polysaccharide biosynthesis tyrosine autokinase has product MEKGISSLLTIVMRRSLPALATFVAVMGGAFAYLSITPRVYETSARLMLDEKQISVSELGRDLTQVANSTPGGPSPLADQAELVKSQRVLEKAIKIFSSQYKIKNDQNFGKDGLTSEYLRKNLSVKIVPATNILQISYENQDPLLAARLLNAVSSAMVEYDIKAISSEATKVKDFLENKQLPIARKKLREAEATESQYRQASGIVSFAEQTESLVENLSSLEEQERTLSALLEQVRSQENSLRQITNADSLNSAYSSVRSGSDEELVKMRANLAELEREFVEARLRFTFNHPKLIELSQKRNAFRQMYEQQLANVSNTNNSVRDNQIASDEISQELTSKLITNEIERLAVERKLAVVRAQTADLKARVAQLPIKQQPLTALVRQREESASTLKFLQGKLEEARLAQAQKVSNIRIIESATVPESPSSPKKPVVLALATIFGGILATGVILLLELMDNTLRDARDAEQLLNLPLLGVLPRLPGKTLVLEPSDRFLDQVGLVEPYRMLFKTLEFRSDDELQKIVVSSTISGEGKSVVVSHLAAVSAMLSRKTLVIDADLRRPVQHTLFNLPPKPGITEIIEGRRNFANAIQKTDVDNLDVLTCGELHGRPSQLLESVEMKLILEEAAKEYDLVIIDTPPVSACADAATLGKQGDGVVLVTRPSFTNKEMLQKAVSELTSNHIPILGVVVNGMSNLTEKYYRYPVKSYQPTKHLTAGRRR; this is encoded by the coding sequence ATGGAAAAAGGTATTTCATCTTTGCTAACAATCGTAATGCGCCGAAGTTTACCAGCCTTGGCTACTTTTGTTGCAGTTATGGGTGGGGCTTTTGCTTACCTCAGCATTACGCCGCGTGTTTATGAAACTTCGGCACGGTTAATGCTTGATGAAAAACAAATTAGTGTGTCGGAGTTGGGTAGAGATTTAACGCAAGTTGCAAATAGTACCCCTGGTGGTCCTAGTCCTTTAGCCGATCAAGCAGAGCTAGTAAAATCGCAAAGGGTTTTAGAGAAAGCAATTAAGATATTTAGTTCCCAATACAAAATTAAAAACGATCAGAATTTTGGTAAAGACGGTTTAACTTCGGAATACTTGCGGAAAAATTTAAGCGTCAAAATAGTCCCCGCAACCAACATTCTGCAAATAAGCTATGAAAATCAAGACCCCCTTTTAGCTGCGAGACTGCTAAATGCCGTATCCAGCGCGATGGTGGAATACGATATTAAAGCTATAAGTTCTGAGGCTACAAAGGTAAAAGATTTTTTAGAAAATAAACAGCTGCCAATTGCTAGAAAGAAGTTGCGGGAAGCAGAAGCGACTGAAAGTCAATATAGACAAGCCAGCGGTATTGTTTCCTTTGCAGAACAAACCGAATCTTTGGTAGAGAACTTGTCATCTCTCGAAGAACAGGAGCGAACCCTGAGCGCTTTACTCGAACAAGTGCGATCGCAAGAAAATTCTTTACGACAAATTACGAATGCTGATAGCTTAAATAGTGCTTATTCTTCAGTTCGTAGTGGTTCGGATGAAGAATTAGTTAAAATGCGGGCTAATTTGGCAGAATTAGAACGAGAATTTGTAGAAGCACGTTTGCGGTTTACTTTTAATCATCCCAAACTAATCGAGTTATCTCAGAAGCGAAATGCTTTTCGTCAAATGTACGAACAGCAATTAGCGAATGTATCCAACACCAATAATTCTGTTCGCGATAATCAAATAGCTTCTGACGAAATTTCTCAGGAATTAACTTCTAAATTAATTACCAATGAAATTGAGCGTTTAGCTGTTGAAAGGAAATTAGCAGTAGTGCGGGCACAAACTGCCGATTTAAAAGCTCGCGTAGCTCAACTACCAATTAAACAACAGCCTTTAACCGCGCTCGTGCGGCAACGTGAAGAATCCGCTTCCACCTTAAAATTTTTGCAGGGTAAGTTAGAAGAAGCACGTCTTGCTCAAGCGCAAAAAGTCAGCAATATTCGGATTATAGAATCAGCAACAGTTCCAGAATCGCCATCTTCACCGAAAAAGCCGGTTGTTTTGGCACTTGCTACGATTTTCGGAGGTATTTTAGCAACTGGTGTCATATTACTGCTGGAATTAATGGATAACACTTTGAGAGATGCCAGGGATGCAGAACAACTGCTTAACCTGCCACTGCTCGGAGTATTACCCCGTCTGCCAGGAAAAACTTTAGTTTTGGAACCTTCAGACAGATTTTTAGACCAAGTAGGCTTGGTAGAACCTTATCGAATGCTGTTTAAAACTTTGGAGTTTCGCAGTGACGATGAGTTGCAAAAAATTGTAGTTAGCAGTACTATCTCCGGTGAAGGTAAATCAGTAGTTGTTTCCCACTTAGCTGCTGTCTCGGCAATGTTGTCTCGAAAAACACTCGTAATTGATGCCGATTTACGCAGACCGGTACAGCATACTTTGTTTAATTTACCACCGAAGCCTGGAATTACCGAGATAATTGAAGGCAGAAGGAATTTTGCTAACGCCATACAGAAAACAGATGTAGACAACTTAGATGTATTAACCTGTGGCGAACTACATGGAAGACCTTCGCAGTTGTTAGAGTCGGTAGAGATGAAGTTGATATTAGAAGAAGCTGCAAAAGAATACGATTTAGTGATTATAGATACTCCTCCGGTTAGTGCTTGTGCTGATGCCGCAACTTTGGGTAAACAAGGTGATGGAGTTGTTTTAGTAACACGTCCCAGCTTTACCAACAAAGAAATGCTGCAAAAAGCGGTATCGGAATTAACTAGCAATCACATTCCGATTTTGGGAGTGGTAGTAAATGGAATGTCTAATCTCACAGAAAAATATTACCGCTATCCCGTCAAGAGTTACCAACCTACGAAACATCTGACTGCTGGGAGAAGAAGATAG
- a CDS encoding O-antigen ligase has protein sequence MLSNGELSASFYLSVLVGLIGVGIGVTVGFGAGAVPVYIGLLLGVVGVVVFFFARFEQAVLTLLILRSSLDPFSAQQVPAAFAIGLDLLTILYVVVQLLLRQKIKTDKFFWFFAAWVGFLGIWVVLPLVGWGLLGTTYLIDGIREWTRIFSWLIVYLLVMQLKEKIHPEKAITVLFFSLLVPLTVGLLQLAIPSNLPAAITCNNCLNSTLGHPSTFGTFLFLFISFTLWKLGYVRERRWLWLTLLGILAFFMVMTKSLTSLIMMSVFLISLIIPKLNLLKLIGGLLFIAMVFYLFGSTELGSEKLAALLETPIFNQDLDLSRTILLSFGDGNSANWRIAQWSFLIDAWKESPLLGYGLGTSKYITYFQNYAHNDYLRFLAETGIIGFTSFMIFLGVQIAFLIKYLRNSPLGSPRRRLCVTMISIFAAVFLGMATDNVWSHTTLFFYWWLLFAIVGWGEEEMVKW, from the coding sequence ATGTTAAGCAATGGAGAGTTAAGTGCTTCGTTTTATTTGTCAGTCTTGGTAGGGTTGATAGGGGTTGGCATCGGTGTAACTGTGGGATTCGGGGCTGGTGCTGTACCTGTTTATATTGGTTTACTTTTGGGTGTAGTCGGAGTAGTCGTATTCTTTTTTGCTCGGTTTGAACAAGCGGTACTAACTTTATTAATTTTACGCAGTTCTTTAGATCCTTTTTCCGCACAACAGGTACCTGCTGCTTTTGCAATTGGATTAGACTTACTAACCATACTTTATGTGGTAGTCCAACTATTATTAAGACAAAAAATTAAGACAGATAAATTTTTCTGGTTTTTTGCTGCGTGGGTAGGATTTTTGGGAATATGGGTAGTGCTGCCGCTAGTCGGTTGGGGATTATTAGGAACAACTTACCTCATAGATGGCATAAGAGAATGGACGCGGATATTCTCTTGGTTGATAGTGTATCTGTTGGTAATGCAGTTAAAGGAGAAGATTCATCCGGAAAAAGCGATAACGGTTTTATTTTTTAGCCTTTTAGTACCTTTAACAGTTGGATTATTGCAACTAGCTATACCTTCAAATCTTCCTGCTGCTATAACCTGTAATAATTGTCTCAATTCAACTTTAGGACATCCAAGTACTTTCGGTACTTTTTTATTTTTATTTATTAGCTTCACATTATGGAAACTGGGATATGTAAGAGAAAGACGCTGGTTATGGTTGACGCTGCTGGGAATTTTGGCGTTTTTTATGGTGATGACAAAATCTCTGACTAGTTTAATTATGATGTCAGTATTTTTAATCAGTTTAATTATTCCTAAATTGAATTTATTAAAGCTGATTGGGGGACTTTTATTTATCGCAATGGTATTTTACCTATTTGGGAGTACTGAATTAGGAAGCGAAAAGTTGGCTGCACTGCTAGAAACGCCAATTTTTAACCAAGATTTAGATCTATCACGAACAATCTTACTATCATTTGGAGATGGAAACAGTGCTAATTGGCGAATTGCTCAATGGTCTTTTTTGATAGATGCTTGGAAAGAGTCGCCACTTTTGGGGTATGGTTTAGGAACAAGTAAATATATTACTTATTTTCAAAATTATGCTCATAACGACTATCTAAGATTCCTTGCAGAAACTGGCATTATCGGATTTACAAGTTTCATGATATTTTTAGGAGTACAAATTGCTTTTCTAATTAAATATCTGCGAAATTCACCATTAGGAAGTCCCCGTAGAAGACTTTGCGTAACAATGATATCTATTTTTGCCGCAGTGTTTCTAGGAATGGCAACTGATAATGTTTGGAGTCATACAACTTTATTTTTCTATTGGTGGCTGCTATTTGCAATTGTTGGTTGGGGGGAGGAAGAGATGGTTAAGTGGTAA
- a CDS encoding glycosyltransferase has protein sequence MIQELIRSTGDRLKVNNKKNKKDSYKITIIHPSAGVNWSGGSEIFAIEIARRLSTYFDVQLLSGAECGDFSRISGGIPRAYTYDLINQPLIKNFVHRFANHPEIIIEHLTNFLPCFIHCLTNPTDLIFPCNDYGGLAVAAAVRAIKGTPILYTEHNSLLAQGKCLTRNLRFSPDRLIVYNDKTAAFARNIKSKQQVSIIPNGVDLEKFTPQGSKIDFGLNKPIVLCVASLNRNNHKRVDLAINAVSHLPQASLVLCGDGPDKDYFQSEGDRLLGSNRFKICTFPFDKMPEVYRSADIFTLPSINEPFGFAYIEAMASGLPVVATDDEMRRYIIGSCGILCDVTNPQIYAQALSQVLQANLQLNPQINALRFSWDAVALKYRDVILNTIKKIYS, from the coding sequence GTGATTCAAGAATTAATTAGATCTACAGGCGATCGCCTGAAAGTAAATAATAAAAAGAATAAAAAAGATTCTTACAAGATTACGATTATTCATCCGAGTGCAGGTGTTAATTGGAGTGGTGGCTCGGAAATTTTTGCTATTGAAATAGCTCGTCGTCTATCAACTTACTTCGACGTACAACTTTTAAGTGGTGCTGAATGCGGTGATTTTTCTCGTATTTCTGGAGGTATTCCTCGCGCTTACACTTACGATTTAATCAATCAGCCACTGATTAAAAATTTTGTTCATCGCTTTGCGAATCATCCTGAGATTATTATAGAACATTTAACCAATTTTTTACCTTGTTTTATTCATTGTTTAACTAATCCTACAGATTTGATATTTCCTTGTAACGATTATGGTGGTTTAGCAGTAGCTGCTGCTGTACGTGCAATTAAGGGTACCCCCATACTTTATACCGAACATAATAGTTTATTAGCCCAAGGCAAATGTTTAACAAGAAACTTGCGTTTTTCTCCCGATCGTTTAATAGTTTATAATGATAAAACTGCTGCGTTTGCTCGTAATATTAAAAGCAAACAACAGGTAAGCATTATTCCAAATGGAGTCGATTTAGAAAAATTTACTCCTCAAGGCAGCAAGATAGATTTCGGTCTAAATAAACCAATTGTATTATGTGTCGCTTCTTTAAATCGTAATAATCACAAACGGGTAGATTTAGCAATTAACGCCGTTTCTCATTTGCCTCAAGCCAGTTTAGTATTGTGTGGAGATGGTCCAGACAAAGATTATTTTCAGTCAGAAGGCGATAGATTACTCGGTTCAAATCGTTTTAAAATATGCACTTTCCCCTTTGATAAAATGCCAGAGGTTTATCGCAGTGCCGATATATTTACGCTTCCTTCCATCAACGAACCTTTCGGTTTTGCTTATATTGAAGCAATGGCTAGTGGTTTACCCGTAGTCGCCACAGATGACGAAATGCGTCGCTATATTATTGGTAGTTGCGGTATTTTATGCGATGTGACTAACCCACAAATATACGCACAAGCATTATCTCAAGTGTTGCAAGCAAATTTGCAGCTAAATCCACAAATTAATGCCTTAAGATTCAGTTGGGATGCAGTCGCATTAAAGTATCGCGATGTCATTTTAAACACTATTAAAAAAATATATAGCTAA
- a CDS encoding glycosyltransferase: MPCCSIIIPAYNAIKYLPATLESALRQSFTDFEVLIIDDGSYDNIVEWASEIKDPRVRFLSQQNKGVSAARNLGIKKAKGEYIAFLDADDLWEPTKLEKQLQLFKNNLSLGLVHTAMLIIDEQSKSLGRIFTSNVEGNALEKLLEQNTIVTSSVIVRHSCLQAVGNFDENLTSSEDWELWVRIASRYSIAQIKEPLVYYRQHANNTTKNWQMLEQDLSSIEQVFQSVPGELSDIKKRTYAYANIYLAWKALETGYCQQAAYFRNQSIKHYFNILFCANFIRLSLAIALLQIFGNNGFSRIKSMIYTVRRRFSTVKL; encoded by the coding sequence ATGCCATGTTGTTCTATTATTATTCCTGCTTATAACGCTATCAAATATTTGCCAGCAACTTTAGAAAGTGCATTGAGGCAGAGTTTTACGGATTTTGAAGTTTTAATTATTGATGATGGAAGTTACGATAATATTGTAGAGTGGGCTTCTGAAATTAAAGACCCGCGAGTGAGATTTCTTTCTCAACAAAACAAAGGTGTTTCAGCTGCAAGAAATTTAGGCATTAAAAAAGCGAAAGGAGAATATATTGCATTTCTTGACGCTGATGATTTATGGGAACCTACAAAACTAGAAAAACAGTTGCAGCTTTTTAAGAATAATCTCTCATTAGGCTTAGTGCATACTGCAATGCTTATAATTGACGAACAAAGTAAATCTTTAGGAAGGATATTTACATCTAACGTGGAAGGTAATGCTCTAGAAAAATTATTAGAGCAAAATACAATAGTGACTTCTTCAGTAATAGTTCGTCATAGCTGTTTGCAAGCGGTAGGAAATTTCGATGAAAATTTAACTTCCTCCGAAGATTGGGAACTTTGGGTTCGTATTGCTTCGCGTTATTCCATAGCGCAAATAAAGGAACCTTTAGTTTATTATCGTCAACATGCCAACAATACAACCAAAAATTGGCAAATGCTCGAACAAGATTTATCTTCCATCGAGCAAGTATTCCAATCTGTACCGGGGGAATTATCCGATATAAAAAAACGTACTTATGCTTATGCCAATATTTATTTAGCTTGGAAAGCTTTAGAAACTGGGTACTGCCAGCAAGCAGCCTATTTTCGCAATCAATCTATCAAGCATTATTTTAATATACTTTTTTGTGCTAATTTTATTCGTTTAAGCTTAGCGATCGCCCTGCTACAAATCTTCGGAAACAATGGTTTTAGCCGGATAAAATCAATGATTTACACTGTTCGTCGGCGTTTTTCTACCGTGAAATTATAA